GTACGAGCGCGGGTGAGGATTGCCTTCCGCCAGGGGGCCGTAGTCGGCGAGAGCGGAGCCGTCCGACGCCGGCATGCACTTCGGATGCCCGAGGATGCGCTCGGTGTTCTTCTCGCTCATGCCAAAACCCACCATCCCCACCCGGTTGTCTTCCTCCACGATGAGACGGCGCGTCGCGACGAACGGATCCTCGCCGGTGTCTTGGACGATCTGGGTAATCGTCTTGCCCTCGAACGGCTTGTTCTTTGCCGACGGAACCGAGGAGACCATGACGGCATCCCACGAACCGAGCAGTGCCACTTTGTCGGCCACCTCCTCGCGGATCCGCGGCCAAATCGACGCGTCTTCGAGCCTCTCGATGAACTTCGGCGTTCCGCCTTCCCGGCTCCAGAGTGGCATGAGGTTCGCGAGGCTCGTGCTGTAGGCGATATAGGGATAGCGATCCAGAGTCACCGAAACACCCCGCGCCTCGGCGGCATCCAGCACCGCGAACACGCGATCGACCTTGTCCCAGTTGCGTCTTCCCTGGCATTTCAAATGCGAGATGTGAAGTCCCACGCCCGCTCTCTCGGCAATCGAGACGGCCTCCTCGACGGACTCGACGACCCGATCGTCCTCGTTGCGCAAGTGAGTCGCGTAGAGACCGCCGGTCCCGCGCATGACGGCGCACAGATCCGCGATCTCGTCGGCCGAGGCGAAGCCGCCGGGCGTGTACTCCAGGCCGCTCGATATCCCGAGCGCACCGTTCTCGAGCGCCACGGCGGCGAGGCGGCGCATCGACGTGAGCTCACTTTCGTTCGCCGCGCGGTCGGTCGTGGAGAGAACCACCCCTCGGATGGTGCCCTGTCCGACGAACGAAGCGACGTTCAC
The nucleotide sequence above comes from Vicinamibacteria bacterium. Encoded proteins:
- a CDS encoding D-aminoacylase, giving the protein MNRREFLASTVGVGLLGVGQDRKLDLVLRGGLVVDGTGAPGRMADIGVRCERIVSIGDLSRSAAHRTIDVSGLVVSPGFIDVHTHSEDELLTNPKAESKVRQGVTTEILGMDGGSYEPAQFAEKLRELQAVGAAVNVASFVGQGTIRGVVLSTTDRAANESELTSMRRLAAVALENGALGISSGLEYTPGGFASADEIADLCAVMRGTGGLYATHLRNEDDRVVESVEEAVSIAERAGVGLHISHLKCQGRRNWDKVDRVFAVLDAAEARGVSVTLDRYPYIAYSTSLANLMPLWSREGGTPKFIERLEDASIWPRIREEVADKVALLGSWDAVMVSSVPSAKNKPFEGKTITQIVQDTGEDPFVATRRLIVEEDNRVGMVGFGMSEKNTERILGHPKCMPASDGSALADYGPLAEGNPHPRSYGTFARVLGMYVREKRTLTLEEAVRKMTSLPATRFSLGKRGRLSEGFYADVVVFDSNTVADRATFAEPHQYAQGFEIVVANGRIVLEKGTRTDELPGKVLLGEHGARA